The Claveliimonas bilis genome window below encodes:
- a CDS encoding thiamine phosphate synthase, protein MCRKTERENWEHVIAVTNRKLTARPYMEQIERICLKRPEAVLVREKDLSEEEYGRLASEVYAICKRYEVPCIYHTFVQAAREAGAAAIHLPLPLLRKHGGKKGLPEFPVIGASVHSLEEAKEAELLGVSYLTAGHIYQTDCKKDLKPRGLGFLREVCQSVSVPVYAIGGIHMGSGQMEEVMQAGAAGGCVMSGAMRV, encoded by the coding sequence ATGTGCAGAAAGACAGAGAGGGAAAACTGGGAACATGTGATCGCAGTGACAAACCGGAAACTGACCGCGCGCCCCTACATGGAGCAGATAGAAAGAATCTGTCTGAAAAGACCGGAAGCAGTGCTCGTCCGGGAAAAAGATCTAAGCGAGGAGGAATACGGACGGCTGGCGTCAGAAGTTTATGCTATATGCAAAAGGTATGAGGTCCCCTGCATTTACCATACGTTTGTACAGGCAGCCAGGGAAGCAGGGGCGGCAGCAATCCATCTTCCGCTGCCTCTTCTAAGAAAACATGGCGGAAAGAAAGGACTGCCGGAATTTCCGGTCATTGGCGCATCTGTCCACTCTTTGGAGGAGGCAAAAGAAGCAGAACTGCTGGGCGTTTCCTATCTGACCGCAGGGCATATTTACCAGACGGACTGTAAAAAGGATTTAAAGCCCAGGGGGCTGGGATTTTTAAGAGAAGTGTGCCAGTCTGTCAGCGTACCTGTCTATGCCATCGGAGGAATACACATGGGAAGCGGGCAGATGGAGGAAGTGATGCAGGCCGGCGCGGCAGGCGGGTGTGTTATGTCCGGGGCAATGCGGGTGTAA
- a CDS encoding acylphosphatase has translation MAEVRKRIHFQGLVQGVGFRYKAKYLAKSMGLTGWVRNEMDGTVTLEIQGRPQLVDKLLYGLSHDSFIRIDWMDTKDLPLEEDEKSFRVRM, from the coding sequence ATGGCAGAGGTGCGTAAAAGGATTCATTTTCAGGGATTAGTACAGGGTGTGGGCTTCCGATATAAGGCGAAATATCTGGCAAAATCCATGGGACTTACCGGCTGGGTAAGAAATGAGATGGATGGGACTGTTACTCTGGAAATACAGGGGCGTCCCCAACTGGTAGATAAGCTTTTATACGGACTAAGCCATGACAGCTTTATCCGGATCGACTGGATGGATACCAAAGATCTTCCACTGGAAGAAGATGAGAAAAGTTTCCGGGTACGGATGTAG
- the glpK gene encoding glycerol kinase GlpK translates to MAKYVMALDAGTTSNRCILFEKEGRICSMAQKEFTQYFPKPGWVEHDADEIWSSQLGVAVEAMSKIGAEASDIAVIGITNQRETVIVWDKITGEPICRAIVWQCRRTAKFCDKLIADGWEEKIRQKTGLKIDAYFSATKIKWILDHVEGAREKAEKGRLLFGTVETWLIWKLTKGKIHVTDYSNASRTMLFNINTLQWDEEILALLDIPASMLPKVKPSSYIYGETDPSYFGGRILIGGAAGDQQSALFGQTCFQPGEAKNTYGTGGFLLMNTGESPVFSDNGLLTTIAWGLDGRINYALEGSIFVAGAAIQWLRDEMRLIDSAEDSEYMAGKVEDTNGCYVVPAFTGLGAPHWDPYARGTIVGITRGVNKYHIIRATLESLAYQVNDVLKAMEADSGITLSALKVDGGASANNFLMQVQADLSGAPVNRPKCVETTAMGAAYLAGLAAGFWSSQEEIREKWASDRVFTPQISAEQREEKLKGWKRAVRYSYGWAKED, encoded by the coding sequence ATGGCGAAGTATGTAATGGCACTGGATGCGGGCACAACGAGCAACCGCTGTATTTTATTTGAAAAAGAGGGCAGGATCTGCAGCATGGCCCAAAAGGAGTTTACCCAGTATTTTCCGAAGCCCGGCTGGGTGGAGCATGATGCAGACGAGATCTGGTCCAGCCAGCTTGGAGTAGCAGTGGAAGCCATGAGCAAGATCGGAGCGGAGGCTTCGGACATTGCGGTGATCGGAATTACGAACCAGCGGGAAACAGTGATCGTATGGGACAAGATAACAGGAGAACCCATATGCCGGGCCATTGTCTGGCAGTGCAGACGGACAGCAAAGTTCTGCGATAAGCTGATCGCGGACGGCTGGGAGGAAAAGATCCGGCAGAAAACGGGATTGAAGATTGATGCTTATTTTTCCGCCACCAAGATCAAATGGATCCTGGATCATGTGGAAGGAGCCAGGGAAAAAGCGGAAAAAGGCCGGCTTTTATTCGGAACAGTAGAGACGTGGCTGATCTGGAAGCTGACAAAGGGGAAGATCCATGTCACCGATTATTCCAATGCTTCCAGAACCATGCTTTTTAATATCAACACCCTGCAGTGGGATGAAGAGATTTTGGCTCTTCTGGACATTCCGGCATCCATGCTGCCTAAGGTGAAACCGTCAAGCTATATTTACGGGGAGACAGATCCTTCTTATTTCGGAGGACGTATCCTCATTGGAGGTGCAGCCGGAGACCAGCAGTCGGCTCTGTTCGGACAGACCTGTTTTCAGCCGGGAGAGGCCAAAAATACATATGGGACGGGCGGGTTCCTTTTAATGAATACAGGAGAAAGCCCGGTATTTTCCGACAATGGACTTTTGACAACCATTGCCTGGGGGCTGGATGGAAGAATAAACTATGCCCTGGAAGGCTCGATCTTTGTGGCGGGCGCAGCGATCCAGTGGCTGCGGGATGAGATGAGGCTCATTGATTCAGCTGAGGATTCGGAGTATATGGCCGGAAAAGTGGAGGACACAAACGGATGTTATGTTGTGCCGGCCTTTACAGGACTGGGGGCGCCTCACTGGGATCCGTACGCAAGGGGAACCATTGTGGGAATTACAAGAGGCGTCAATAAATACCACATTATCCGTGCAACTTTGGAATCCCTTGCCTATCAGGTCAATGATGTGCTGAAAGCCATGGAGGCAGATTCCGGCATTACCTTAAGCGCTCTGAAAGTAGACGGCGGAGCCAGTGCAAATAACTTCCTTATGCAGGTGCAGGCAGACTTAAGCGGGGCGCCGGTAAACAGGCCGAAATGCGTAGAGACAACAGCGATGGGAGCAGCCTACCTGGCAGGGCTGGCAGCAGGCTTTTGGAGCAGTCAGGAGGAAATCCGGGAAAAATGGGCGTCAGACCGGGTATTTACTCCTCAGATTTCTGCAGAGCAAAGAGAAGAAAAACTGAAAGGCTGGAAAAGAGCAGTGCGGTATTCTTATGGCTGGGCAAAAGAGGATTGA
- a CDS encoding 6-phosphofructokinase: protein MRRNVIVGQSGGPTAAINSSLAGVYRTAKDRGANKVYGMLHGVQGLLQERYLDLSEYITTELDAELLKRTPAAFLGSCRYKLPEIHEDRAVYEKIFGILDKLDIEAFIYIGGNDSMDTIKKLSDYAIVTGHPTRFIGCPKTIDNDLALTDHTPGYGSAAKYIGTSVKEIIRDSFCLEYSKGLVSIVEIMGRNAGWLTGAAALSKGEDCEGPDLIYLPELPFDLQSFSAKVKELLSQKPSVVVAVSEGIRTEDGTYVCELGNSVDFVDAFGHKQLSGTASYLANFIAGEIGCKTRAIELSTLQRSASHAASRVDILEAYQVGGAAVKAADEGDSGKMVVLQRLSDDPYQCGTEVKDVHKIANDEKLVPREWVNAEGTGVTDEFVAYVRPLIQGDVSPVMVDGIPRHLFRPYNL, encoded by the coding sequence ATGAGACGAAATGTAATCGTAGGACAATCAGGAGGACCTACAGCGGCAATCAATTCCAGTCTTGCAGGAGTATATCGTACAGCGAAAGACAGAGGAGCCAACAAAGTGTACGGCATGCTCCACGGTGTACAGGGACTCCTTCAGGAGAGATATCTGGATCTTTCCGAATATATTACGACAGAACTTGACGCAGAGCTTTTAAAGAGGACACCGGCAGCGTTCCTTGGATCCTGCAGATATAAACTCCCGGAGATCCATGAAGACAGAGCGGTATATGAAAAAATCTTTGGAATATTGGATAAGCTGGATATCGAAGCCTTTATTTATATCGGAGGAAACGACTCCATGGATACGATCAAAAAGCTGTCCGATTATGCTATTGTGACAGGACATCCGACCCGTTTCATCGGCTGCCCGAAAACAATTGACAATGACCTTGCCCTGACAGACCATACGCCGGGTTACGGAAGTGCGGCAAAATATATTGGCACTTCTGTAAAAGAGATCATCCGGGACAGTTTCTGTCTGGAATATAGTAAAGGGCTGGTAAGTATTGTAGAAATTATGGGAAGAAATGCAGGCTGGCTGACTGGAGCGGCGGCGCTTTCCAAAGGAGAGGACTGCGAGGGACCGGATCTGATCTATCTGCCGGAGCTTCCTTTTGACCTGCAGTCATTCAGCGCAAAGGTAAAAGAGCTGCTTTCCCAGAAACCGTCTGTTGTAGTTGCAGTTTCAGAAGGAATCCGCACCGAAGACGGAACTTATGTATGTGAGCTTGGAAACAGTGTTGACTTTGTAGATGCGTTTGGTCATAAGCAGCTGTCCGGAACAGCGTCCTATCTTGCCAACTTTATTGCCGGTGAGATCGGATGTAAGACAAGGGCAATTGAACTTAGCACGCTTCAGCGTTCTGCTTCCCACGCAGCGTCCAGAGTGGATATCCTGGAAGCATATCAGGTGGGTGGTGCTGCAGTAAAGGCTGCAGATGAAGGAGATTCAGGAAAAATGGTAGTGCTCCAGAGACTGTCTGATGATCCGTACCAGTGCGGAACAGAAGTAAAGGATGTTCATAAGATTGCCAACGATGAAAAACTCGTTCCAAGAGAATGGGTAAATGCAGAGGGAACAGGCGTGACAGATGAGTTTGTCGCTTATGTTCGTCCGCTGATCCAGGGTGATGTATCACCGGTTATGGTAGACGGAATCCCAAGACATTTGTTCCGGCCATATAATCTGTAA
- a CDS encoding ABC transporter substrate-binding protein, which yields MKKAAAAFLALTMTASMLAGCGNNTEATQTTEETKQETEAEPVDVNVTALKGPTAMGMVRMMDESDKGEIDTENYHFNIAASIDEVTPAISQGKTDIAAVPANVASVLYNKTEGDVKVLAINTLGVLYIVENGDSIQSAADLKGKTIYASGKGATPEYALNYILEQNGIDPAADVTIEWKSEHSECVAALAQDAAGIAMLPQPFVTTAMAKNPNLKVALDLTEEWDKLQGEEEEQSALLTGVVVVRSEFAKEHPEAVADFMERYETSVEYVNENTKEAAQLVGQYEIVTADVAEKALPECNITYIDGDEMKEKLSGYLSVLLEQNPESVGGKLPNDDFYYTEE from the coding sequence ATGAAAAAAGCAGCAGCGGCCTTTCTGGCATTGACAATGACGGCCAGTATGCTGGCAGGCTGTGGAAATAATACAGAGGCCACACAGACAACAGAGGAAACGAAGCAGGAGACGGAAGCCGAACCGGTAGATGTCAATGTTACGGCTCTGAAAGGTCCCACTGCCATGGGAATGGTAAGGATGATGGACGAGTCTGACAAAGGAGAGATTGATACAGAAAACTATCATTTTAATATTGCCGCATCCATTGATGAGGTGACTCCTGCAATTTCACAGGGGAAAACCGATATTGCCGCAGTCCCGGCGAATGTAGCATCTGTGCTTTATAACAAAACGGAAGGCGATGTAAAGGTGCTTGCGATCAATACGCTGGGCGTTCTTTATATTGTAGAAAATGGAGATTCGATTCAATCTGCGGCAGATCTGAAAGGAAAGACGATCTATGCCAGCGGAAAGGGAGCCACTCCCGAATATGCGCTGAATTATATTCTGGAACAAAATGGAATTGATCCTGCGGCAGATGTGACGATTGAGTGGAAAAGCGAACATTCCGAATGTGTGGCAGCTCTTGCCCAGGATGCAGCAGGGATCGCAATGCTTCCACAGCCCTTTGTCACGACAGCTATGGCCAAGAATCCGAATCTGAAGGTGGCATTAGATCTGACAGAAGAGTGGGATAAACTTCAGGGAGAAGAAGAGGAGCAAAGTGCACTTCTTACCGGAGTCGTTGTGGTGCGCAGCGAGTTTGCCAAGGAGCATCCGGAAGCTGTTGCTGATTTTATGGAGCGTTATGAGACTTCCGTAGAGTATGTAAATGAAAATACAAAGGAAGCAGCACAGCTTGTAGGACAGTATGAGATTGTAACTGCTGATGTGGCCGAAAAAGCGCTTCCTGAATGTAATATCACTTATATAGACGGAGATGAAATGAAGGAGAAACTCTCCGGATATCTGTCCGTTTTACTGGAACAGAATCCGGAGTCTGTAGGAGGAAAACTGCCGAACGATGACTTCTACTACACAGAAGAATAA
- a CDS encoding ABC transporter permease has translation MTSTTQKNKNKGKIKIWAVAVWLVIWQAVSMWIGQEILLVSPVTVLSALVKLAAKSEFWLSIASSLLRIMGGFLLAVVTGTGLAALAAVSRRVREFLEPFIVTVKSIPVASFVILVLIWVSSRNLSVVISFLMVFPIIYTNVLDGISHMDVQLKEMADVFQIPAMQRVRWIYLSQIMPFFRTGCSLGLGLCWKAGVAAEVIGIPQNSIGENLYNAKIYLDTAELFAWTIVIICISVFFEKGFLKLIDVLVKYLNSMDKR, from the coding sequence ATGACTTCTACTACACAGAAGAATAAGAATAAAGGAAAAATAAAAATATGGGCAGTAGCCGTATGGCTTGTAATCTGGCAGGCCGTGAGTATGTGGATCGGACAGGAGATACTTCTGGTGTCTCCTGTCACTGTTCTGTCTGCCCTTGTAAAACTGGCGGCAAAAAGTGAATTTTGGCTGTCCATTGCATCCTCGCTGCTTCGGATCATGGGCGGATTTCTGCTGGCGGTTGTGACAGGGACCGGTCTGGCAGCCCTTGCAGCAGTGTCACGGAGAGTCCGGGAATTTCTGGAACCGTTTATTGTGACAGTGAAATCTATCCCGGTAGCTTCATTTGTGATTCTTGTGCTGATCTGGGTATCTTCGCGCAATCTTTCTGTTGTCATTTCCTTTTTAATGGTATTTCCTATTATTTATACCAATGTTCTGGACGGGATCAGCCACATGGATGTTCAGCTGAAAGAAATGGCAGATGTATTTCAGATTCCTGCCATGCAAAGAGTGCGGTGGATCTATCTTTCACAGATCATGCCCTTTTTCCGGACAGGGTGCTCTCTGGGGCTGGGACTATGCTGGAAGGCAGGAGTGGCGGCGGAAGTGATCGGTATTCCCCAAAACTCCATCGGAGAGAATCTGTATAACGCAAAAATCTATCTGGATACAGCGGAACTCTTTGCATGGACTATAGTGATCATCTGTATCAGTGTGTTCTTTGAAAAGGGGTTTTTAAAACTGATCGATGTCCTTGTGAAATATTTGAACAGTATGGATAAAAGGTAA
- a CDS encoding ATP-binding cassette domain-containing protein, giving the protein MKKTAVKVTGLGKRYGSNQVLKEFSMEAERGKITCIMGRSGCGKTTLLRIMMGLETADEGECRGMGGLRKSAVFQEDRLCENLSVLANIRLVCPEKTREEILREMRAVDLTGSEDQMVSQLSGGMKRRVAILRALLAPYDILFLDEPFRGLDKETEQKVIEYTKEKCTGRTVIFVTHKEEEARRIGAVQIIKMKE; this is encoded by the coding sequence ATGAAAAAAACAGCAGTAAAAGTGACAGGACTTGGAAAACGTTATGGAAGCAATCAGGTGCTGAAGGAATTTTCCATGGAAGCAGAGCGGGGAAAAATAACCTGCATTATGGGAAGATCAGGCTGCGGAAAAACAACCCTCCTTAGGATCATGATGGGATTAGAGACAGCAGACGAGGGAGAATGCCGGGGGATGGGAGGTTTAAGAAAAAGCGCTGTCTTTCAGGAGGACAGGCTGTGTGAAAATTTAAGTGTGCTGGCAAATATTCGCCTTGTCTGTCCGGAAAAGACGAGAGAAGAAATCCTGCGGGAAATGAGGGCAGTAGATCTAACCGGAAGTGAAGATCAGATGGTCAGCCAGCTGTCGGGAGGAATGAAACGAAGGGTGGCAATCCTGCGTGCCCTTCTTGCGCCCTATGACATCCTGTTTCTGGATGAGCCTTTTAGGGGACTGGATAAGGAGACAGAGCAGAAAGTAATAGAATATACAAAAGAGAAATGTACAGGACGAACGGTGATCTTTGTGACTCATAAAGAGGAGGAAGCCCGGAGGATCGGAGCTGTACAGATTATAAAAATGAAAGAATAA
- a CDS encoding MATE family efflux transporter, with translation MTKQENPLGYEKISKLLRGFAIPSIIAMVVSSLYNIVDQIFIGQGVGYLGNAATNVSYPLTTICLAIALLIGIGSASRFSLHLGAGEKEDAARVVGNGISMMVVFGIIYAIVIEIFLDPLLTVFGATAEIMPYAKEYTRIIALGMPFLIVTNGMSNLARADGSPKYSMTCMLIGAVINTILDPIFIFVFHLGVAGAAWATIIGQFCSFIAAVLYIRKFKSVEIKGKDIRLIPKECGKTASLGMSNSLNQLAITFVQIVLNNSLTFYGADSAYGMEIPLAACGIVMKTNAILLAFVIGISQGSQPIIGFNYGAKQYDRVRQTYKLAIGANLAISAVGFILFQFFPYQIISLFGTGDQLYFEFAVRFMRIFLFMVIANGVQVISSNFFSAIGKPVKGLVLSMTRQVIFLIPFILILPLFMGLDGILYAGPAADTIAFITTVILIRREMQQMKKLQQQNLETDH, from the coding sequence ATGACAAAACAAGAGAACCCATTGGGATACGAAAAAATATCAAAACTTCTAAGAGGATTTGCGATTCCAAGCATTATCGCCATGGTAGTGAGTTCGCTTTACAATATCGTGGATCAGATCTTTATCGGGCAGGGGGTCGGATATCTCGGAAACGCGGCAACAAATGTTTCCTACCCTCTTACGACCATTTGTCTTGCCATTGCCCTTTTGATCGGAATTGGAAGTGCATCCCGCTTTTCCCTTCATCTGGGAGCCGGAGAGAAGGAAGACGCAGCTCGGGTGGTAGGGAACGGAATCAGTATGATGGTTGTTTTTGGCATCATATATGCTATAGTAATTGAGATTTTTCTGGATCCTCTCCTGACTGTGTTTGGAGCCACCGCGGAGATTATGCCCTATGCGAAAGAATATACGCGGATTATCGCACTTGGCATGCCTTTTTTGATCGTGACGAATGGCATGAGCAATTTGGCAAGGGCTGACGGAAGTCCCAAATATTCCATGACGTGTATGCTGATCGGTGCGGTTATCAATACGATCCTTGACCCGATCTTTATTTTTGTTTTTCATCTGGGAGTTGCAGGGGCAGCCTGGGCGACGATCATCGGCCAGTTCTGTTCATTTATTGCAGCAGTTTTGTATATCCGGAAATTCAAAAGTGTGGAAATCAAAGGAAAAGACATACGGCTGATTCCGAAGGAGTGTGGAAAAACAGCATCTCTTGGAATGAGCAACAGTTTAAATCAGCTGGCTATTACTTTTGTTCAGATTGTGCTGAATAATTCTCTGACCTTCTATGGGGCAGATTCGGCTTACGGCATGGAAATTCCTTTGGCTGCCTGTGGGATTGTAATGAAGACAAACGCGATCCTTCTTGCTTTTGTGATCGGAATCTCTCAGGGGTCGCAGCCCATTATCGGTTTCAATTATGGGGCGAAACAGTACGACAGGGTGCGGCAGACATACAAGCTGGCGATCGGAGCCAATCTGGCCATATCAGCAGTTGGATTTATCCTGTTTCAATTCTTCCCCTATCAGATCATTTCTCTTTTTGGAACGGGAGATCAATTGTATTTTGAATTTGCAGTGCGGTTTATGAGGATTTTCCTTTTTATGGTAATTGCCAATGGAGTCCAGGTTATTTCATCTAATTTCTTTTCAGCCATTGGGAAACCGGTAAAAGGTCTTGTACTGTCTATGACAAGGCAGGTCATTTTTCTGATTCCTTTCATTCTGATCCTTCCGCTGTTTATGGGGCTTGACGGAATCCTGTATGCCGGACCGGCAGCAGATACCATTGCTTTTATTACAACTGTTATACTGATCCGGCGGGAAATGCAACAGATGAAAAAACTTCAGCAGCAGAATCTTGAAACGGATCATTAG
- a CDS encoding tetratricopeptide repeat protein: MQEQTEYEVWKLVENQGRCYASTDCVGGVTLAAYLKHHPVVPQELLLRWMKEIPRELEKFHRCRGNPCFQYVNPFSIIIGSEGTVHLLNLESGKQKELLKKMRRREVRESFQREDNKHYQRISMSDDIYSLGRTYQYVFAAADTAPPICRRDRRRLQRIIAVCLSQDPGRETERKFKKQYHNFQEISDQFSKIQSENKRISKKKLLFPILAAVLLILFFGVGRSVLDGKGRMKKQLEREAQNQTEDRESEKPRQVEDTLDRQEETKLRFDLGFLYFLDLEDYEKSREIFAGAAKTEPLGACYEKLSAYLASGEEMEEKELADLLGQIEEQIPDREDFRYYYSLLRGYRHLTAESAKRRVIEIGTHCLELEGWKEKDEEGRKQKEILRELAAAYEQTEEIANAAGVYEELLDMEESSEQREQIYEKLVLLYEKNNDQEKAWEVCSQGIEELKDSGTLRIQFIRMQCQNSGTDRQICAQTIQKYLKEVPGIASDEEFKKLKAIYDIKVEGENVWVGR, encoded by the coding sequence ATGCAGGAACAGACAGAATATGAAGTGTGGAAGCTTGTGGAAAATCAGGGGCGGTGCTACGCCAGTACGGACTGCGTTGGGGGAGTGACCCTTGCAGCGTATTTGAAACACCACCCTGTTGTGCCACAGGAGCTTCTTCTTCGCTGGATGAAAGAGATTCCGAGAGAACTGGAGAAATTCCATCGATGCCGGGGGAATCCCTGTTTTCAGTATGTGAACCCTTTCAGCATTATTATCGGTTCCGAAGGAACGGTACATCTTCTTAATCTGGAAAGCGGAAAGCAAAAAGAGCTTTTGAAAAAGATGAGAAGGCGGGAAGTGCGGGAAAGTTTCCAGAGAGAAGATAACAAGCATTACCAAAGAATCAGTATGTCAGATGATATTTATAGTCTGGGAAGAACTTATCAGTATGTTTTTGCGGCAGCAGATACCGCGCCTCCCATATGCAGGAGGGACAGACGGAGACTTCAAAGGATCATTGCCGTATGTTTAAGTCAGGATCCCGGTCGGGAGACTGAAAGAAAATTCAAAAAACAGTATCATAATTTTCAAGAAATATCAGATCAATTTTCCAAAATACAAAGTGAGAATAAAAGAATATCAAAGAAAAAGCTGCTCTTTCCAATATTGGCAGCAGTGTTGCTGATCCTTTTTTTCGGCGTGGGGAGAAGTGTATTGGACGGCAAAGGCAGAATGAAAAAACAGCTGGAAAGAGAAGCGCAAAATCAGACAGAGGATCGGGAAAGTGAGAAACCGAGGCAGGTAGAAGATACTTTAGACAGACAGGAGGAGACAAAACTTAGATTTGACCTGGGATTTCTGTATTTTCTCGATCTGGAAGACTATGAAAAAAGCAGAGAAATTTTTGCCGGGGCAGCAAAGACGGAACCTCTCGGCGCATGCTATGAAAAACTTTCCGCCTATCTGGCTTCCGGGGAGGAAATGGAAGAAAAAGAGCTGGCAGATCTCCTGGGGCAGATAGAAGAGCAGATACCGGACAGGGAAGACTTTCGTTATTATTACAGTCTGCTTAGGGGATACAGGCATCTGACAGCAGAAAGTGCCAAAAGGCGGGTGATAGAGATCGGAACACATTGTCTGGAACTGGAAGGATGGAAGGAGAAAGACGAAGAAGGCCGGAAACAGAAAGAGATTTTAAGAGAGCTGGCAGCGGCGTATGAACAGACAGAGGAAATCGCGAATGCTGCCGGAGTATATGAAGAGCTTCTGGATATGGAGGAAAGTTCAGAGCAAAGGGAACAGATCTATGAAAAGCTGGTGCTTCTATATGAAAAGAACAACGATCAGGAAAAAGCGTGGGAGGTCTGCAGTCAGGGCATAGAAGAGTTAAAGGATTCCGGGACGCTTCGGATACAGTTTATCCGTATGCAGTGTCAGAACAGCGGCACGGATCGGCAGATATGTGCGCAGACCATACAGAAATATCTGAAGGAGGTTCCCGGAATTGCTTCAGACGAAGAATTTAAGAAGCTGAAGGCAATCTATGATATAAAAGTGGAAGGAGAGAATGTATGGGTAGGAAGATAG
- the arcC gene encoding carbamate kinase gives MKKRVVVALGHRALGTTLPEQKEAVKHTAKAIAGLVEEGYQVAITHSNAPQVGMIHTAMNEFGKVHQDYTPAPMSVCSAMSQGYIGYDLQNAIREELLNRGIYRTVSTILTQVIVDPYDEAFYTPTKVLGRYMTKEEAEEEKKKGNYVVEEPGKGFRRVVSAPNPVKIVEIDAIKTLIDAGQLVIACGGGGIPVMQLDHRLKGASAVIEKDLAAGKLAEEIDADELIILTSVEKVRINLDTPNESEIGCISVAEAKQYMAEGHFGKHNMLPKFRASVEFIEKREGRIALITSLEKLKDGLRGRTGTIIK, from the coding sequence ATGAAGAAACGAGTTGTAGTTGCCCTGGGACATCGGGCGCTGGGAACCACATTGCCAGAACAAAAAGAGGCGGTAAAGCATACTGCCAAAGCAATTGCCGGACTGGTGGAGGAAGGATATCAGGTTGCGATCACGCACAGCAATGCCCCGCAGGTGGGGATGATCCATACTGCAATGAACGAATTTGGAAAGGTGCATCAGGATTATACTCCGGCTCCAATGTCTGTCTGCTCAGCCATGAGCCAGGGGTATATTGGGTACGACTTACAAAATGCCATCCGGGAAGAGTTGTTGAACCGGGGGATTTATCGCACAGTCAGCACAATCCTTACACAGGTGATTGTTGATCCCTATGATGAAGCGTTCTATACTCCTACAAAAGTACTGGGGCGTTATATGACGAAAGAAGAAGCGGAAGAGGAGAAAAAGAAAGGAAACTATGTGGTGGAAGAGCCGGGCAAAGGTTTCCGCCGGGTCGTTTCAGCACCCAACCCGGTAAAGATCGTAGAGATTGATGCAATAAAAACATTAATTGATGCCGGACAGTTGGTCATTGCATGCGGCGGAGGCGGAATCCCTGTAATGCAGCTGGATCATCGTCTGAAAGGAGCAAGTGCCGTCATTGAAAAAGACCTGGCAGCAGGCAAGTTGGCAGAAGAGATTGACGCGGATGAGCTGATCATTCTCACAAGTGTAGAGAAAGTAAGAATTAATCTTGATACGCCAAATGAGTCAGAGATCGGATGCATTTCCGTGGCAGAAGCAAAACAATATATGGCAGAAGGGCATTTTGGCAAACATAATATGCTGCCGAAATTCCGGGCTTCTGTGGAATTTATTGAAAAGCGGGAAGGAAGGATCGCCCTGATTACTTCTCTGGAAAAACTGAAAGACGGACTGCGGGGAAGAACAGGAACGATCATAAAATAA
- a CDS encoding ABC transporter ATP-binding protein — protein sequence MVEIKNLTKIYKLNKKQMAESHTKDPYKRAVDGLSLTAKPGEIYGLLGPNGAGKTTTLRCISTIIKPTEGQIYVDGHEVQEEPEEVQRRIGFLTSDIKLDEQFDPDYMFRFFGRLHKVPEDMLEKRRQELFSYFGIEEFAHKRIKELSTGMKQKAAIAVSLVHDPDIVIFDEPTNGLDIVTARGVTDYLKKLKEEGKLVIISTHIMSEAEKLCDRIGMIIDGKKEAEGTLHELLSCTGAHDLEDAFFQLYTAAGKGEM from the coding sequence ATGGTTGAGATTAAGAATCTGACAAAAATTTATAAGCTGAACAAGAAACAGATGGCGGAATCTCATACAAAAGATCCGTATAAAAGAGCGGTGGACGGTTTAAGTCTCACTGCAAAGCCGGGAGAAATATATGGTCTCCTGGGTCCGAATGGGGCAGGGAAAACGACAACCCTGCGTTGTATTTCAACGATCATTAAACCCACAGAGGGGCAGATTTATGTAGATGGGCATGAGGTTCAGGAGGAGCCGGAGGAGGTACAGAGGCGTATCGGTTTCCTGACAAGTGATATTAAACTGGACGAGCAGTTTGACCCGGATTATATGTTCCGGTTTTTCGGAAGACTCCATAAGGTGCCGGAAGACATGCTGGAAAAGAGAAGACAGGAACTTTTCTCTTATTTTGGAATTGAAGAGTTTGCTCATAAGAGGATCAAAGAGCTGTCCACCGGTATGAAACAGAAAGCTGCCATTGCAGTAAGTCTGGTACATGATCCGGATATCGTTATTTTTGACGAGCCTACAAACGGTCTTGATATTGTGACTGCCAGAGGCGTGACAGATTATCTGAAGAAATTGAAGGAAGAAGGAAAATTAGTGATCATTTCTACGCATATTATGTCAGAAGCAGAAAAGCTTTGTGACCGCATCGGCATGATCATTGATGGAAAGAAAGAAGCGGAGGGGACGCTTCATGAACTCCTTTCCTGCACGGGAGCCCATGATCTTGAAGACGCGTTCTTTCAATTGTATACAGCAGCAGGGAAGGGGGAGATGTAG